The sequence ACGCAAGCAAGCAGCCAGCTACCCGCCGCCGAGCGAGCGAGGCTCCACCTGGCCTGCCTCGTATCCTTCCGCACCGAACACGCGAGAAAGCCAATGCAATGCACTCCAGCTGGGATGCATTGCATCCATCGTACTGCAGGCTCCAACGATCCCTCTATCCATCTACCATCCATAATTGTGATGCAACGGAACGGAGTACAGTACAGGTCGAAAGCTGCATGTCGAGCATGTGTCAACCTGCctagaaaaaggggaaaaaaagctAGGCAGGGAATAAAGGGGCGAGAATATGCCGTACTAATTAAGGATCTGCAGCAGCGCTAGGGTTTCAGAGCTCAACACCGGATAAGAGGATAGCGTTCGCGATCAGTCTGTCTATCTTCATCGTCGGTCCTCCTCCCGGCCCGGCGACCATCCGTTCCTGTCGTCCGCATACAGAGAACCATTGCGCGATGCGATGCAGGcatgcagcaggagcagcagatTCCTGTTCCGAAAAGTGTtgcggcgccgcgccggccgtcaCGCGCAGGCAGACAACTGCTCGCGGATTCGAGATCGGCTCCGGGGCGTCCTTTTCACTAGCTCGATCTGGAACGAACTTGGATAAGCAGCAGGGCAAAAAACTGTTGGTGGGCTTGCCGTCGATCTTGATTATCAGTGGGTGGCGTCACTGTACAAGGTAAGACGATGGGGAAGATGGCGACGACCCAGCTGACTGCAACCGCAGGGTGTGTGCCGTGGAAGGAATGACCTTATCTGAATTATTGTGAACAGCATAGCGGCTGCAGAGAGAAGAGATTATTACGGGACATGGGTATGGGTTGACGTCGAtctgaattccttgttttggaGCTGGTGTAACAGTAACACGGTCAGATAAGGATCTCGGAACACGTCAGATCACTACCGGACTGGCCTtgtttacactcggcaaaggcccttttgcactcggcaaagggttTGCCGAGCCGCACTCGGTAAAAAAAAGTGACGGCGAAGGcacttttgccgagtgtcttttttcgggcactcggcaaagtctttgccgagtgtcaacaagcactcggcaaacttttcGAAACCAGATTAGAAAAACAGCgtttaaaaatagcaaaacatttTATTTTCACCCGGTAATCACACCAATCATCCAATGTCACAAGTCACAAGTCTCGCTATTATTTCGTGTTAAATCGCGCGCTACGCGGCTGCCTTGATTCGAACCCGTGACCTCTTATTTCGCGTGCAGCCTCCTCTACCACTCCAACCCTGTATTACATATGTCTAGATTCTGTTTTGATTCTCCACATATTATACTAATTCGAGATAAAATTGCTTGTTTGAGGCCCTAAACgtattcaaataaaaaacttttgaactacaaagttccataacttttcgagatctacaactttgatgttgtaagTTTtttgatccgaggtcgtttgcaaaatttgaatttcaaatttgagaaattcaaacacatatttgaaatcctaaatgcattcaaataaaaaagttgtgaactacaaagtttcttaacttttcgagatctacaactttgctgtTGTGAGTTTCTTCATCCGAGGTcatttgtttgccgagtgcctttttttgccgagtgttttctcGATGGCACTTGGCAAATagattgtttgccgagtgcccgaaaaaTTGTACTCGGCAAACCCCTTGTCACTCGGCAATGTTCGGGTTTCCGGTAGTGGATGAGCATCCTGGGACGTGGAACATGTATGTAATACATATACTTGTGCTAGTGCTGTATACTATGAAGAAAACTGACGGTGAGACAGGGTTGTGTTATACAAAGAGGTCACCTCGGCGCAGGTTTGAACGAGTAGTACTTCAGTTCAGAGTCCTGGAAACTGCGGAGACTACTGGCCAACTGCGCTTTGGACTCTGGATTCTACTAGCACCGTCTACACCCTGCACGGCATGCAGCAGCCGGCCTATTACTGGACTTGGTCACTGTCACTGATGACCTGATCAAGGAAAAGTCTTCACCACCCATTCATCCTTTTACGGGGCTAAACTAGCCTCGGCAGTGGACCGTCAGGAGATAAGGCCTCGCATCGGTAGGATCTCCCGAAAGATACGCGGCGGAAGAAAAGAGACTGAGTGGCAGAGGTGTTTCTGGGGCGGAGATAATCTTCCCTCGCAAAGTTCCAAGCTTCAACTCACACTTCTTGGACGCACGCCGAGAGGTCGCAGACGTTAGCGATAACATTTCAGGGCGCCACGTACGTTTCTAGCATTTTCTATGAGCATCTGCTATGGGTACCTCTTTTGGGTGTCAAAAGATCCTGCATGCCGGCTGAAGAACACGTTGCAGTTTAATTTGGAGCAGAGGTTGGGGAAGACACAAACAAAATGATCAAACATGCTAGTCTTTCCAGCTGACCAATTCATCAGCTGCTGCTGTTGACCTTACAAATTACTTGATTAtgccccctcaaaaaaaaaacttgattaCTCGCCAGCACAGATCGAGCATTCAGACATGCAGTCTGAATGTGAACCACACAGGATTTGGGGCGTCAGATGTTTACACATAAACTTTTTTGACCATGGGCAGTCGTCCTATCTGGCAACACGTAGGCTAGCTATAGCTGTGCCAGGAAAATCTGAATCTGAGCGGGTCAGCTATCCAGGAAGATCACGAAAATGACAGGAATAATAGCCATCAGACGAGGTGAGCTTTGTTTACATTTCATCCAAGATTCATGTCGGCAAAATCAGCCAGCCGATCGGAATGGAAGAAGATTCATGTTGGTTGGAAGAGGACAGTAACTTGGAGATAGTGTATATATGCACATATATAATTCCCTGTACAGGGCGACTAAGCTAAGCTCCAAGCATGTACGGGAAACTTTCCTTTGCATTACTGCCTCGTTCGTGTATGGTTAGGTCAGTCTCAGTAAAAATTTAATGGGCACAGATGCCTAGACCGAGAACTAGCTAGGTAAACTGCATCAGATTAGTTTTGTCACCATGAAACTCTCCTCCCATCTTATAAAACTTCATCCTTCTATCTCCTTACCATATCAGTAAAATTGATGAtgtttaatgtcatgaaattcTCCATAAAACTTCATTGAGACTGGTATATAGAGAGCACCACAAGCGTAAGTCGACCAATAATAGTCGAATGAAGCCACATATCTCTGTGATACTACTCGGCAAGGATAAGAAAAGCAGATAGCCGAGTGTCACTATTAATAGCAGCTGTGCCTGTAAAGAAGAGATATTCTGCATATTTAGCAAATCATTTTGACATGCGCTTCATGCATTCTTCGTGACTACTCCAGCTGGCACCAAGAAATCCACAAATTGAAATaccgccccccccccacacacacgcacacgcacacacaaAACCTCACAAaaagatttaaaaaaaattcgcgCATCTCCTGCTCATCATGTGATGTATAGTAATCCAAAACGAGAGTAACTAATTTTTTAAAGATAATGATCGAGAGTGACTAATAAACTTGCCTGAAATTTCCTGATGGAAAGGAAAAATCGTGGAAACTAGCTCCCAAATGCCCTGAACACAAGCACCGTGATCCTGGCAATTGCCGAGCCAGGCCATTTCTATACTTTCTCTCCAAGCACACACGCAATCTCTATTAGCAGCAATAACCTTACCTTACCTTCCATCACAAGAAACACAAAGCAAACCTAGCCATGCATTGCGTATTATTGGTGCCTTTCAGATGCCATGTTTGGATGAGGGGGTGAAAATGTTTTGACGAGAGAGAAACGATGCTTTGATCattaattaggggtattaaataaagtctaattacaaaattacctccacaactatggtactgtagtaGTTGCTCTagttaatgaggcctttgaccgcatgattagaggatgagtGAGcacagttactgtagcatcactgtagccaataatgatgaaacttggctcattagattcgtctcgaaaatttacacccatttctaaaaaggttttgcaaatagacttcatttagtacttcatgcggacgttcgtctttttgtgcaatCTTGATTTGATGGGTAATCAAACATGGCCAGATAAGAGTCAGTAGGTTTGATTTGGATGGGTGAGGAAGCAGGAGAGGTCCCATCGCATCGGCATCTATCCATTCGGAGAGGAGGCCAGtatgggcgagagggagggagggaccaTCCTCCGAGGACCCAAAAATTCCCGGCAAGAGAAGTGTTGGCGGTGCGCGGTGTGCATGAGCGTTGCTGTGTCCGGTgcgcccgtcgccgtcgctgcgTCGGCCACGTCTCCCCCTCCACGCGTAACTCCTCCATCCTGCCGGGGGCGGAGATATATAAATACGCGATCTTGATCGGTGGGCATGGGTGTCGTCTGAGCCACCTGCCGGGGGGCCGCGGGCGCCATTGAAGAGAGCACGGTTGTTCGTGGCGGCCGGACGCGATGTCcgttgtggcggcggcggcggcggccgtggggccaggcgccggggcggcggcgtcttACGGGAAgatgtgcggcggcggcggcggggcgaggaagaggaaggacgtggttctggagcaggaggcggaggcggaggcgcggggtgaaggcggcggcggcgtcgcggcgcgccGGCAGCCGCTCGCGGGGCTGTTCGTGCTGGagacggtggaggaggcggcggaagaGGAGAGGTCGTCCATCGGCGCGGCgtcggaggacgaggaggaggaggagggggaggaggcggacAGCGGGGGcggcgcaccggcggcggcgaggaggaggaagggcggCGCGCTCGCGTGCATGGACGCCCTCGACGACGCGCTCCCCGTCAAGTAAGCCACTCGACTCGATCGCGCGCGCGCCACCATGATGCAGTCGATCTCAGATCAGTCGCCTGATGCATGCGGATGGACACGACGATGCGTGCAGGAGGGGCCTGTCCAACTTCTTCTCCGGCAAGTCGCGGTCGTTCGCGAACCTGCTGGACGCGGCGTCGGCGGTGAGCAGCGCCCGGGACCTGGCCAAGCCGGAGAACCCGTTCAACAAGCGGCGGCGCGTGCTCCGGTGCTGCTCAATCCGGCGGGTCGCGTCCACCTCGCTCACCGCGCTGCCGCCCTTCCTCCCgcccaccaccgccgggagcaccggcggcgacggcgccgccggcagTGGCTAGCTGAAGGACGACGGTGCAGATCGAGGAGGAAGACAAGGCGATGCACgcaatggatggatggatcgatCCTTGGTGATAGTTTAGGATCCCGTCTCATCGACCATGGTATACATACATACTTAATTAGTGCTAGGTGTTAATTAAAATTTCTTCTTTGTTTTAGTTAGACACCAGCAAGCAATCAACAAGCACCTGTTCGTCGTAGCTTAAATTGCATTTGGCATTCAGCTGACCTCCAGATCCCAATCCAAGAGAGCCTGCGTGAGCACCAGACAAGAGTAGTGGTGTGCATGGTGCTACCTGCTGTGATCCCAttggaggaagagagagagctgGCCTGGTTGGCTCCTCCACCAAGCTAACCTTTCTGAAGAAGTGTATTTTAGTTCCCTTTTTCCATCCTAATCTGTTCATTGGTcttagtgcgttgcatactcTAATAATCCTAATTACTCCCATTTCTAGCAAGCAGTAGCATTAGTGTACAAGATCAGCCTAGCCTTTTTATTTGGCGACTGAAAGAGCAAGATGGATCAGGCCATTCCTCTTTTACTAtcatttttgtttctttgagggCTTCAAAGGTGGTGGGGATGGGGATCAGGTTCAACACTGAAGCAGAATGCCGTGGGCATGCCAAATAAAACAAGTTTGTTCGCGTAATCCGGGCCGGAGGAGACGTGTAAACTTCCACCGCTGTGTTTAACGTAATCTAATCCCTGCCGGTTCGCTACTTAATGCTTGCTCCTGGACACTTTGTGTGCACTCATGGATGCCCCGAGATAGGGCTCTCTACCTGGCCGCCGTGGCCGGCGGTGacgtagagagagagagacgggcGAGGTTGTCAAACAAAAAGCGGCGTAGAGGGATAAGCTTTGAGATAAGCAGGGGAATAATGAGAGATGGAAACAAATGGACCACCGCGGGGCGTGGACGGACCTGTCCCTGACTCCTGTGGGCCAGCTGGGCCGGCCGATCTTATCTGCTTTGGGTCCCACCCGTCACCACCTAATTAATTTTTTTCGCAACCGTGTCTGAACACATTTTTcattaaaaagagaaaaaaaaaagagtacaaGATGTTCCTAACCGTAGGAACCGACCGAGGAAAGGAAAACTCTACGTTATTACACCAACAGTATATCGCGACCTGCGACCGGCGCAGAGGGTACAAACACAGCATCTAAATGTCTAAACCCAGCAGAAGACCACGCTAGAATCTCATCAAGCGTGAAGTCTACAACCTCATCAACCATGCGCACGCGACTTCAGAACCGCGAGTCCTATTGTTAGGCTCCTTCCAAAGCAACCAACATATGAGGATGACGAGCGAGTCAGAACCGCGTCTGTTTTGCTTTGGGATAAGTCGTCGAGCCCCAGTCCACCAGGAAGCGAAGTGATCCGCATGCACCTGCTGCAACACCGATTCCCATTCTACTTTTCGTAGGACTTTGAACCAAacctctttagaaaaagagcaAGCGATCAGGAGATGATCTATCATTTCAGAAGATTGATCACAGAGCACACATGAATCATCGTTTTGGAGCCCATGCCTCTTACGACGAGCTGCAGTCCAGCAGCGCTCATGCAACACCAGCcgaggaatgtggagtactcactcctagttgtgatgagtgaattgtcaaccgtgcggtgtgatcgtgtgcttggtctttggttgcaggtacacgggcgttgaGTGTCGACgaagagctgccgtggaggtgctgtggccaatggaccgtgcggtggacggcggtgaagggcagccgagaccggagctcgggccgggcggcagctgtggcgtccactcctggatcgaggacgCAAGCGCCGACGGAATGCGGGTtttttggtttgcgccacaaaaccaagctggtagacgacggttgaagacgccaagtcgtggaggcatgggcgtcggtctcgggactggcagAGGAACGGGTgtcaacggcgtctagggcctcgttgcgggcgaggaggtgacgggcgtcgggcggcgtctagggccgtcaggaggccgaggcgggaacggcgtccagggccacggcgtggaggcgggaatcttcccgcgcgtggagttttggcggttttctaaaaaccggccacctacccgggtttcgcggaccctccaaaaccacgGACCGAATCTTCAtctacgtggcggcatcgcggagaagacttcgattcgaagaaagaacatcggccgtcggatgagatcatgtagaTATTTCCGATTTAGCtcctacgggcgttttagtctctagtttaagtctaagggtattttggacccctgtGTGGGCACcataaataccccctcacccctctctctcttgGGTCCCTGGCTGCCCAGACGTGCTCCTCTCTCCTTCCAGgcacccctccctctcttctctgtTCCTCCCTGTTCTTCTCTCTAGGGTAGGATTTTGTCTATGGATTCTTGAGATTTTGTACTAaaattgatcgggaaaggaggctctatcctccttgtgccctcggggcttttgaatttggatcaATTTTGTACTTTGTATGTCTTTCGTGTGATGAATTTTGGTTCTCCCGGTTTGTTCTTGGTGCGTGAGATTGAGAGCGGTTTCTTGATGATTTCGTGACTCTTTGAAgtgattctaatccatctagcctagtgctaaaatCCCCGGAATCACGAGTCCCCTCAATCGGAGATTttcgagttcttgagaaaaccccgttcttgctcggtATTTCTTCGATTCCTCCCTCCATATGGAGTGATTCTTCAATTCCTTTggtggacatgttcacaaggtctttgtgatcgtgcctgcaTAATTTGGTGGGTTTCGGACCTCGTTTGATCATCTGATCATCAATTTCTCAAACCGAAAATCGAGCAGCTTTTCTCGGGCAGATTTTTccttatcaccggttgatccggcgTTCGCCAATGATCAACcggtgatgagggttttctcaGTGTGACAGGGGTTCTTGCGTGTGCACCGGTTGAATTCTTGAACTTTCGCTTTTCactgcgtcggatcaaccggtgctaatGTTTTTGCATACATCGGTGCATTGAGCTTCTGGCTTTtgatcgtcggatcaaccggtgcttcttCTGTCGTTTTGaggcctctctggacaactgcaccggcgatGGAGATTGattttgtcggtttaaccggtgttcgtTGAGTCATTTTGaggtctctctggacaactgcaccggcgttgGGGTTGGattttgtcggtttaaccggtgcgttGTTTTTCTCATGTTGACTGTTAAGtctcaccggatgaaccgacgcgtACAAGTTTAtacacgtcggatcaaccggtgatacatACTGTGTTGTTCTTCTGTGCTGCCAGCTCTgtctcaccggttgaaccgatgttaacAAATGTATtctcgtcggatcaaccggtgatatatacTGTGCTTCCGCGTGAACTTTTGAGTTTTAAATTtactcccattcaccccccctctggtcgcattctcggtccttcaattggtatcagggcttggttaaggttttcattaccctaaccggttcgaaaaccatttGGTGGCCATGgcaagtcttggtaagatccctgtgTTTACCTGCGAGGACTATGgttactggaaggttcgcatgcgggCTTTCTTGTAGAGCTtgggagccgaggtttgggatATAACCAAGAATCAGGATTACGATGTGCTTGCCATTCGGgtcactcctcttcaagtgaccgagcacgaggctaacgccaaggctgtcaatgccttgttcgctggtgtttctcgtgcggagttctcacgcgtccagggttttcaggaagcccacaagatttggacgtgccttgagaactaccacgagggcacacctcggGTTAAGGCTAGAATTTTCAAGACTCACCGGCATGAATATGAaaacttcacacaggggccgggtgagagcattggcgacatgttcagtcggtttcaatcgattgtgaacaaagtcagtgaTAACAGAGCTATgccgctctcgacaatcagAAAAAGCTGCTTaaagaagcagctagagagcgtaagcggcttagggctgagctggcttgtgctagagagaaatctggtgaggaaGAGTgcactggctgcatatctcacatgaacgatcttgttgctctccgtgccaaacATGATGAAAACATAGCGAACTTGGATGTTACCAAGATCTTGCTGGCTgatgtgtctcacgagctagccagggccaagcatgaacttgaactggccaaggacgctcctattgttagtgatgtgcttgaatgtgacgagtgctccatctttaagtctgatctagctttcTTGCAGTCTaaatttgctactgttgtgtgtgagctaGAGGAACTTAGGTTTAGGCCTGTTCTGCTTgatgcttgtaagctttgtcccacgcttaggttggagctagatgagaagaacgcgttgattaagtctttgggggaagactaaggtcgggagtctagcccacctattgattgtcatatttgccctggtctgatttctgatttggataatcttgcggtagagaaagctaacttggagaatgagaacacatatcttagggcgatttttagttgggtttctagtagtgagccgcagttgggcatgatgatcaagcagtttaagcatggtgatgggtttggggtcggttacacctacacgaagtcagactttgacatgcTGTATGGTAAAATCGATAAGGCTGCTGGAGTtccaagtgctctaaacactgctagtacgagcacgcagccttcgcttgttgaccccgtggatggtgtatTGAAAGAACCaaaaaaagcacctccacagaagcaggtttgggttccaaagcccagtGAGCTAAGGAATCCtctcgatacgctccctgctgccacagcctaggttgcccagaagaagggggctgctcctttcCGTCCAAAGGcggggcctccacctcccaagagagaggtgaggtaccactgcgagtactatAACATAGACggtcacttggaggagttttgcttcaggaggaagcgggctgtgaggcgtgagcaggagagacgtaactcggacatgtactctgcttgagtgcatggtcctcctcagcgtagtggtaggcaagatgctacggcgcgccgtgtaggtggaggacagggatACGGTGGTGATTACCGTGCTCCAGTGGGtagtcgctttgccggtcgtgctcctggtcatcctcagtacggctatggaccacgggaccgaggttttggaggaggttacgagacaccacgctttcctcgcggtggtggtcgtcagcctcgcggtagacgggacgggggatacatTTTGCttgattttgctaacccttctgtagagcaaatggctcgacactggtttgcttaacactttgctaaccccagtgttgagacatttgctcaccctttgtctcgctactgatgtgcaggccggaagcttggagaacaggtggatcatggactccggttgttcgcgccatatgaccgggaatgacaagtGGTTCTCtggcctcaccccgatgcgctcaaaggagtacattgtgttcggggacaatgggagaggaaaggtacgtggaattGGCATTGTTCGTGTTTtcgatcgctttaccctgagagaagttgctttggttttgaaccttgggttcaatttgctctctgtttcacaacttcttgatgaggggtttgaagttcgcttcaaaGAGGGTGGTTCTCGTGTTttagattccagaggagatttggtgagccggattttacctcgcgatcgggttttcttggttgacttctctggaacttctcttggtcctccttgttgcttgttggctggtcctttttctgatttgtggaagtggcataggagacttggacatttgagctttgatttgttgtcgagacttagctcacttggcctgatccgagggttgcccaaattgaagtttgaaaaggatcttgtttgccacccgtgtcgccacgggaagatggttgccaCCTCTCATCCGCTGATTAATcaagtgatgaccactcaccctggagagttgctacatatggacacagttggtccttctcgggtgatgtcggttggtgggaagtggtatgttcttgtgatcatggatgacttttctcgctatttttgggtctttttcatgacaaccaaggatgaggctttcgagtttgttcgagacttgatcttgaggttgaaaaacgagctaccccatgccatgagagcgattcgcagtgacaatggcatagaattcaaaaatgctcattttgacaccttttgcagtgatcaaggtcttgaacaacagtattcttccccctacactccacagcagaatgagATTGTAGAGCaaaagaatcggacgctggttgagatggctaggacgaTACTCGATGAGCATATGACTCCTAgaaaatactgggctgaggcggttaacaccgcttgttatgtgtcaaATCGTATTTTCTTGCTTGCTTttatgcacaagacttcttatgagttgcgatttggacgccagctcCGTGTtaacctctgcgaaccaggttcagggaagcgtactcaccctccggggaggtccggagccgtgtagccgcttagcctggttccgtaccctaagcctgcatgctctacctccctagggcaagtaccgtagtacctaagactgggggcccggaggtccggacagctccggcctcataaacccgtgttctggcttacatcgcacatctcatgtacatctagttataaaggaaaagtttattctcagttcgcctctaaggatgttacattccaatttcaatttacgcattctgtttgcgctaacccccacgtggcttcttacacttgtgcggtgattgtggtccgaattgagttggctagttagtgacttagctcgagacccctcatggaagagaggggttcggacccctgggaacctgcaggttcagggaagcgcactcattctccggggaggtccggagccgtgtagctgcttagcctggttccgtaccctaagcctgcacgcaccacct comes from Panicum virgatum strain AP13 chromosome 4K, P.virgatum_v5, whole genome shotgun sequence and encodes:
- the LOC120704361 gene encoding glycine-rich protein 1-like, whose amino-acid sequence is MSVVAAAAAAVGPGAGAAASYGKMCGGGGGARKRKDVVLEQEAEAEARGEGGGGVAARRQPLAGLFVLETVEEAAEEERSSIGAASEDEEEEEGEEADSGGGAPAAARRRKGGALACMDALDDALPVKRGLSNFFSGKSRSFANLLDAASAVSSARDLAKPENPFNKRRRVLRCCSIRRVASTSLTALPPFLPPTTAGSTGGDGAAGSG